One genomic region from Penaeus monodon isolate SGIC_2016 chromosome 24, NSTDA_Pmon_1, whole genome shotgun sequence encodes:
- the LOC119588761 gene encoding uncharacterized protein LOC119588761 translates to MASVMKMFHNFKSSHLPRGKRSQTISAPAPASSNDQGREDPEGAPSSDLVNRRKVSISRSGRYRENHKKRCALPDDTRSSSDDDHASPKVATRADTTTKDQKNKENEKSRANEKNKQNLVRRESAISVTDGHAVADEIESLAKKMTIENVLQTSL, encoded by the exons ATGGCGAGCGTCATGAAAATGTTCCACAACTTCAAGAGCAGCCACCTCCCTCGGGGCAAGCGGTCCCAGACGATCTCGGCGCCCGCCCCAGCCTCCTCGAATGACCAGGGGAGGGAGGACCCCGAGGGCGCCCCGTCCAGCGACCTGGTGAACCGCAGGAAAGTGTCCATCTCGAGGAGCGGAAGATACAGGGAGAACCACAAGAAGAGGTGCGCGCTGCCGGACGACACGCGGAGTAGTTCCGACGACGACCACGCGAGTCCGAAGGTCGCGACCCGGGCTGACACCACGACAaag GAtcagaagaacaaggagaatgagaagagcaGAGCGAATGAGAAGAACAAGCAGAACCTCGTCCGCCGGGAGAGTGCCATCAGCGTGACAGACGGACACGCGGTCGCTGACGAGATCGAGTCCCTGGCCAAGAAGATGACCATAGAAAACGTACTTCAGACGTCTTTATAG
- the LOC119588762 gene encoding ufm1-specific protease 2-like — MALSHVNMEKRAFLLSQLIQRLQRQKEPREGQLFGFRTDDGRLLAIALCTNHGNLKHDKSLLLPAPLTPIGKFEVTKGDHSKPELEDNEIAVIWDQEDLHVYVSEDQQISTSCFTELTEEDLSELFVLARVNFTLDLTSRDTVVSISNTIQTLVEQLESPSTCFRLQDSTLILQNTDGGVLSLENQGGKGNVDIGSVIKGAKKKKTSMHTVNFQMLQNRSTVTCRNAPVVRIDNRKSGILSTHFKGEAIVYLQKSCKVSKVAALLVQGVIQQLHLAECWLERQLNDKKLCGNLTSYNSLHFLSGHVVNVIYPENSDDKNLEPYRKDVHEALMFPMNQPMVRKGNRLPIIEAKSSVLKNTHIGLKPSSVYGEISVVKGIYGYHHYMQDNFNDNKWGCAYRSLQTLISWFRFQGYTEKSIPTHSEIQKCLVDIGDKPSSFLDSRQWIGSTEVGFVLDNMYNITSKFIFVSSGADLAEKGRELAHHFQTQGTPIMIGGGVLAHTIIGVDYNTESGDISFLILDPHYTGSEDLSTIQNKGWCGWKGPEFWDPKAYYNLCLPQRPLCI; from the exons ATGGCTCTGTCCCATGTCAACATGGAgaagcgggccttcctcttgtcACAGCTGATTCAG CGGTTGCAACGTCAGAAGGAACCGAGGGAAGGCCAGCTTTTTGGGTTTCGCACAGACGATGGACGGTTACTGGCCATTGCTCTTTGTACAAATCATGGGAACTTGAAACATGACAAATCCCTACTACTTCCGGCACCTCTTACTCCTATTGGAAAGTTTGAAGTTACCAAAGGAGATCATTCCAAACCTGAACTAGAG gaTAATGAGATAGCAGTAATATGGGACCAAGAAGATCTTCATGTGTATGTTTCCGAGGACCAACAGATATCCACATCCTGCTTTACTGAACTGACCGAAGAGGACCTGAGTGAACTCTTTGTTTTGGCTCGAGTCAACTTCACCCTTGACCTTACATCAAGGGACACAGTTGTGTCGATCAGCAACACAATCCAAACCTTGGTTGAGCAGCTTGAGTCACCATCAACTTGTTTCAGGTTACAAGATTCCACACTTATTTTACAGAACACAGACGGGGGTGTGTTGAGTTTAGAAAATCAGGGTGGCAAGGGTAATGTTGACATTGGATCTGTAATTAAGGGtgccaagaagaagaagacatcAATGCACACTGTCAATTTTCAGATGTTGCAGAACAGAAGTACGGTAACCTGTAGAAATGCACCTGTGGTACGGATAGATAATAGAAAGTCTGGGATCCTATCTACTCACTTTAAAGGGGAGGCAATCGTGTATTTACAAAAGTCTTGTAAAGTTTCAAAAGTTGCAGCACTTTTGGTACAAGGAGTGATCCAGCAGTTGCATTTAGCTGAATGTTGGCTTGAGAGACAGCTAAATGATAAGAAGTTGTGTGGCAACCTAACGTCATATAAttctttacattttctctctGGCCATGTAGTAAATGTGATATACCCAGAGAACAGTGATGACAAGAATTTAGAACCGTACAGGAAAGATGTACATGAAGCTTTGATGTTTCCAATGAATCAGCCAATGGTGAGGAAGGGAAACAGGCTGCCAATAATAGAAGCCAAGTCCTCTGTTTTGAAGAATACACACATTGGGTTGAAGCCATCATCAGTGTATGGGGAAATCTCGGTTGTTAAGGGAATTTATGGATATCATCACTACATGCAGGATAATTTTAACGATAATAAGTGGGGTTGTGCCTACAGGTCCTTACAGACACTAATATCTTGGTTTAGATTCCAAGGTTACACAGAAAAGTCCATTCCAACACATTCAGAAATTCAAAAATGCCTTGTTGACATAGGGGACAAACCATCAAGCTTCCTAGATTCCCGTCAATGGATAGGATCAACTGAAGTTGGATTTGTTTTGGATAATATGTACAATATCACTTCAAAGTTTATTTTTGTCAGTAGTGGAGCAGATTTggcagaaaagggaagggaattaGCACATCATTTTCAGACTCAGGGTACCCCTATAATGATTGGAGGAGGGGTCTTAGCTCACACTATCATTGGAGTAGACTACAACACAGAAAGTGGAGACATCAGTTTCCTCATTCTAGATCCCCATTATACAGGTAGTGAAGACCTTTCCACTATCCAAAACAAAGGTTGGTGTGGATGGAAGGGTCCAGAATTCTGGGATCCCAAAGCATATTACAATCTTTGTTTACCCCAGCGTCCTTTGTGCATCTAG